The window tgacacgatcttatttctagacccataagagcgtgtcacatatttttgcggccttcgaagagtaacatattattgcaggtgactgtacaaagatgtgcattttttttttaactcccAGATAAATACATCATGATTTTTGATGTCACAGTGAGAACTCTTTACTAACGTAGTATTAACTACTCTCAACTACTTTGTGGTGACAGTGTGGACTGCACTTTACAGTATAGTCGATAATATAACGGCGTTGCCGTCGTTGAcgcgccatcgccgccgccgccgccatgtcGCCGCTCGCCCGCTCGCTGCTCGCGCTCGCCGCGCtgctcgccgccgccgacgccatTGCAAATCCTTCTTGCAGCGGCGTGGTGCTAGGACCTGGTGGTGGTGGGTATGCTGCGCCTTTAACGTTAATaggtttattaatatttttaagtggTTTTTTCaacttttgaattattttatactacAATGCGTCTGTCCTATTTCACAACAAATTTTTACTCTTTAAGGCGCTGTCAATTCAGGCCAAAACTCGCTAAACACAGGGATAGCCGTGAGTGCCTGAAATCGCGGATAGTATTGTTATTGGGTTTTATTTTTTGTAGCAAAAAATAAATCGATCAGTCCGatcaacaataaaaataactatgtataatttatgcattttaaaagcaattttcatatttagagcttttgtgcaaaaatcatactgatttataatatgtatttttttatcacGCGAAAGTTGTTTAATCAGATTTCTTATTGATGAAGTTAATAGAAAAAATTTAAAGATTGCTATTTTTTGACAACAGTATGATCCTATCTAAAGGTTATGGTTTCTATGACGCGCTTCTGTTTTTAGAAAACTTTGCTGACTGAACCCACGCACCTTCATTTTTCATAGTGAAgaaatgtaggtactgtattttAAAGCAACGCTAAAACACTTAAAACTAATCTTAACATAGTCAACTTAATAAGGcctattataaaattatttttatgtaacaaAATATCCATCAAAGGAGATAAACcaattttaataaatagaaaactACGAACGAAGCCTGTTGCAGTTGTCATCTTCGATATGTTTGGGATTAAGCATGTTGATTTGCATTTGTGGCCACCCGACGAcactataaatattatagattttgttttgttcagtgaataaatacatatgtggggacagtcttacacaaatcgacctagcgccaaactaagcaaagcttgtacagtcgacgtcaaagatatgtttacacctTTCGCTTTATTaaaaaggagtaaggtgcaaaagtgtaaacatatctttgacgtcgactgtactatgggtactaggcgacgatatacacacgtatttagataaatacatacatacttatatacatagaaaacagccattactcaggaacaaatatctgtgttcagcACACAAATAATTGCCCTTACCGGGGTtcaaacccgggaccatcggcttcataggcagggtcactaatgtcactatacccactaggccagaccggccgTCGAAATGAAATAAGTAAttgaatattaattaaataaaaatgagtttttttatatattatatgacTCGAATATCAtataaatctaaataaataaaataaaaataaaaagccttttatttatgATCCCTTACTAAcatgttttataaataaagtttttttcgTATCCTAGCCTAGcctaagtgttatttattttggGATCCCCTcttgggtaaaggcctcctccagcttTTGCCACCTGTCTCGGTCTTGGACCACTTGTAGCCAGTGGCCACCCCATGCCGGCAATTTTCTTGATGTCATCCACCCAGCGCTTGCATATAGCGTTCACAAATCGGCGCGAGCAATCCTATCGTAACCACTCCTGTTTTCAAATCGTAacgaaattatttttgtttttcaggTGGTGATCCCTACAGCAGTTCTTTTGTAATAAAAGAAGATAACCAACCTAGTGGCACGGTTAACATCCCTgatgtaagttttttttaaatatgtttagcGTAATTGTATCCGACATACGCAATAAAGAATCGTGTTTGTCATAAATTCTGACCTAgccttatttttataaaactaaattaaattcacCATTAATTTTTATGTTCCGCCAACTGCCAGAATGGTAAACATGAAACTCTAATAGTTTTGTAGGACTTGTCCATTTGTCAGTTCGTATGTCCATCCATCCGGTCCATCGGCCCTTATGTCTGACGAATAATATTGATCGGTTAAGATGATATAGAGTTTACGCCAAAAAAActattcatttaataaattaacgtATAAATTTTGCCAAAGTACGTTGTTTttcttgtatatttttttattgttgctATTCGTATCTAGTATTATACGAAGGTACGGAATACTCCATTATGTGTGGTTCAACGTTTATataacttgtattttattttgtaaataatctaGAAATGCAGCCTATCCGGAAAAGAGATAGTGAGTGAGTACGTGACTGCGTGTAGTAAAGGAGGCAGTGCTCCGTACATCACGGCCGCGGGGAAGAGATTCTCCCCCGTTATCATCACGTGCCCGGAGGATGCCGGCGGCTGCCCTATTGTTGAGCTCAGGGTTTTTCAGGATTGTGCTGACaagaaaaacatttattaaaagaaatctgattattttttgtgtttttattccaATTTCCTAAagtatgtaatttaattatcCCCCCGTTACTACTTAGGCCGGGGTCGTTTTCACCCGCCGCGTGCGGCGTCCCCCCGAAAACGACCACTCCCGAGCATTCCCGAACATACCATTCAGACGCCGCGGGCGGCGGGCCACTGTCGGCCGCGGGCGGCGGGTGAAAACGACCCCGGCCTTAAGATAATTAATTGAAATCTCAAGCTTTCACGTGTTACTTACAATGCCGATGCCAACCcttaaattcaattttaataattttcaatGAATTCGTTCTGCCTACTGCTAAGGACGATCGGCGATAACTTGCTTTGTTTATCACTACGTCACAAAACGAgggaaaaatatgtgacgtcccacgggtaaaggtaccttatggcggttggcgcttactaACCGTgcttattaacgccgctccaatattattgcgacgtaagcgccatccgccataaggtaccttttttccgtggaacgtcacatatttagaATAAAAACGACAAAGAAATAGATATCTACGTATTAAACAAAAGTAAAAGGCGATGGTAGGTAAATACCAAATTCTATTACAAGGTCATGTTTAAGTCACAGTCAAAGGTTAAGGGATGATTTAGACGGCGcctgaactcgcatgcgattttagttacattgcgaactgttggttacgtcaaaTATAAGCGACGGATCAAaatccgcaatgtaatgaaactcgcaagcgagttctcgcatcgtctaaatgaggcATTAAACGAATACCCAAAGtctaactgcccgattcgaaatttaatattaagtaacgtctttgtttgaagaaacttcacatttgacactgacatatctactCCATATCGTTttaagatctattaattgacgtatcttgaagttcgaatcgggccgtaattTCCCTTTAATCCCAAAAATTATCCGAATATGAAGAGTAAAAGTTTCCACTGAAGTTCAATTTACCAGTTCCTTCTAAATATCTATAGCAACGAAGTCGTGAGCATGAGCCGGTATTGTGGAGTATatcattagattttttttatttttttatttatttattatgaatgggcttacacatggccacagactagccgaggcgtagacgtggcctacgatggagcgagctcgcccagaaggtgcctgttcactcttgatttgaaggttgccgggttataagaacacggaaaaaTTGAAAAGGACACAAAGAaaataatttcaattaattattaATGGGAATAAATGCAAATTGATTATTAACTGCTACGAATCGATTTTAATGCCCATCactcaaaaaaatgtttacaaataATTATTCGCGTTTTGAAAAGTGTAGGTATTGttttatactatacttaaaGGCCTCATGCACAACAGCACGCCTAACTTTACTGAAATTAGAAAGAAACGTGTATACCTATACTTACTCTGGCAGTCCAAatatgtcagtagaaaaagcgcGTAATCCAAAATATGTACGGAACATCGATCCTTCGGCCCAAAGTATTTAAATTTGAGGGCTTTATCTACTGTCAAAGCTGACTTTCCAGAGTATAACATGGCAATATTGACAGAagaacttcgagcaacaccggcttccgacacgtcggaagggaggggcccaagcgatatctcgccgtacaaatctttctgccatttttcgcggggggaaaggtgcacacagtcgcatttctcacacacttacatacaaaatccaatatcaacatcaacatcaacatcaacatttattcagcaaataggccacaagggcacttttacacgtcaacattgaatttacataaaagcaaaaataataacatcaacaattttataaaataaaactaacaattcaatctaacgtattacaattactaagagatgtatatggtctcttaatgtcgaattacatacaaaatacagataaaaaaacacacacaaaaaaaatctataatatttagaggtgtaaatgtctctaggtgtcagaactataagattatatagtttatcaagttatccttagagatgtatagggtctccaagagtcaatatcctgtataattaatacattcattaaaagaaaagaaacatacgagaacagaatgaggcgtctcactgtaattaattaataaaagttactaagtataatagctcgtgttagcttaacagaccagtctccacaaacagcacccgttcacgagtatgacgcgtatctcagccatcgcctccctcaaccttcattcgggaaagtggcgacccgatcaacaacgccaccgtaagcaaagacttttaagcgagcatgacatgttcaagctaccggcctatattaatattaaaatagtaataacatgtagctgtaagacacggcattttgtgctcatatgttacataaaaagacagtaatatagcttcacataattactagcctaagttgacttagagatgtaaaggtctctaagtgtcagaaacattaacaatataggtaagtatgtacaatcaaaaataataatcaaataaataaatatgtacttagagatgtatacataaggtctccaagtgtccaaaactaaaattaaattaaacaatataatcaagcgagaacatcattgtctcatgtgtcaattctactggacactagcatatttaattcacaatgtaaaaaaaaaaaacaacatttatttaattcttattatactaatgaaatcaagctaccggcttaaaagcatctctatcgtttataaaatcatttacagtgtagtacgccttacgtaacaaggagtgcttaatgtgcgacttaaatttgtgaagtggtaaattcgctacatcagtggggactttgttataaaaacgtgtacagttcccgacgaaagacgtactaaccttatggaggcggtgggcgggcacagcaagtttatgtttgtttctagtgttatagttatggatatcactgttaaccttgaattcgtggatgtttttccgaacatacataatattctctagtatgtattgagatgcaacggtaagaacgttaacttctttgaatttctctcttagggatactcgagcgcccagtccatagatggaacgtacagctcgtttttgcagcacaaatattgtctgaatatctgccgcttttccccacaacagaattccataagacataacactatggaagtaactaaagtataccagcctggccgtctctacgtttgtcagctgtttgattctcctcactgcataggctgctgaactaagttttccggctagagtgcctatatgtgcatgccattgcagtttggagtctagagtgactcccaggaaaacagttcggtcctcaaattccagcgtatcaccttttattttaatcttgctgttatttacctgcttgacgttaatCAAgcaagttaaaatgacgtcaatCTGTAAtaacgacacaaatacatagaaaatgacacacgtcaaagacaaatcttggaaacctcgatctctttttgtgtacggacgagtgactagtgtcacaacacgcacactaacacattttcgttgaagtatgtcattatattctgagagatgagaggtcggatttgtcgctcgaccgatccgcaatttgtactgagcgagcaaaatcgataaatccaacaattacttgagactaaaatataataattgtatttaaatgtaatttaacgtatgatatgtaaaaaaaatattacatgtgaaatgtaacactttctttttgtaaatttgatatccccgacctctttttataacaaaaaaccgagcaaataggcatttttgtgcagcagtgttcacgcgcgcgtctggactagcaatgtacaaattgcagaacattcccaaaaagcggaaacgttctcgagaatgttctcagaacattcctgcaacatggaaattattgtttaaacaagagaatatacttgaaataaagtttaaatacgcataacttaaaactaaatgttattatgcatatattattgtctattgcagttagctattttgttgatgtgataaatttaccaataagttgcttaaattctcactgtatatcagagaacatttcgactttcgacaatattttccaaaaatttttttttgtttcattagaatctagaggcctctatctcccgccatgccaaatctcagcgcgctcggaccaacttaaaaaaaattaaaaaaaaagtcggccattttgatttttttttatgcagattgttttgtctcggggccctctatgacatttggtcgagcaccccccacctatcacgcgccgtttaaaagttgccatacaaaataaaagtggccagttatcccgcaattgtagcatttttccaaaaaaaaatttttcataagtatctaggggaccccgagattccgtgaccaaaatttcagcgcgctaggacaaaattaaaaaagtttaaaaaaatagtcggccatattgaaaaaaaatggcggcgtcaaaaactgcaagggtccctctatgacatttggtcgagcaccccccacctaagtctgaccgtttggccgggccgtcatacatttttctgacccgaagcggacgaccaaaagtcggaattttctgggggtaaggactacacctaaactatcgtgaacattcatgttataaactacgataaataaataaattctagttctcgagaacattctcagaagttacagagaatttctcatgtggaaagtttcgcaactttggaaagttctcgtgcgtgcattgctagtctggactcggtctagtgaaaaatccaagtgcaactagttttattacccgcgctagattagattgacgcgctaatcttatacctcggcagaggggaaatagtgcgaatgccgcctcccttccgtgttgctcgaagcagaAGAATGTAGTTATCAACGTTATCAACCTAATCTAAACAGGCCCTAAGaaagtatattaattaaataattttatcaaGCAATTGGATGTGGATGGTACGGTTGCCAATTATACTAAAGCAGCGCGCGCATATATGTGAGCCGTTAGCTCCGTCGCCCTGTTCCCGctaccgccgccgccgccaccgccatgtcGCCGCTCGCCCGCTCGCTGCTCGCGCTCGCCGCACtgctcgccgccgccgacgctaaGGCGAACCCGTTTTGCGACTCTGCattaataggtattttttaaatatttttttgtataaataaagcGATTAGAGCGTCTGTAAATAAatggattttattttatttatttaagtaacaGTAAAAAACGTTACATCATGATTAAAACTCATTTATTTGAGAAAGAGGAgcgtaaatatttcaattttttcgTTTCTCGCTACCCTGCCGTCAATCTTATTTAATTTACCCTTTTGTAAATTATCTACTCAGTAGAAAATTATTTGTGATATAACTAAACTTAATCAAACGGAGGATTATATACTGTACCTTCCTAAAATCTACTCGCAAATTTATAATCtttatacaataaccaagccgattttcaaaaaatattagataatAATTTGTCCATGAAAAATTGCCAATGTTTTTATTCCATAATTATTATCTGTAATGAACATCATTACAATTGCATAAGTAATTATATTCTTAATACTATAATAGCTAAAGCAGTCTTTACATTACTGTCTATAAATAGACCATAATATCCATACAgtattttagtacctacttgttaaattttatgattttttacaGGCGATATGACAGACAACCCTATTACATTTCATTTGACTCTTGCTGGGGGTGAAGTCAAGCAAGTTCCTAATGTAAGATGTTATTTATAGaatatttctatatttattgtttatgtAATTCTCACTGtgacagaaaaaaataatttttacgATACACTACTGAATAATTATGCAGACATTTGTCACAGTACTCACAGTTGAATACCACGATAGACACAAACTGATAATAATTATCACCTGATTTAAATCAAACATTGCTGATAGAATAAGTTTattgataaggtagatacaaatattaaaaatgaaaataaactaacttatctataaaataaacgatttcccaagcacgcgaggccgaaggccgagctgcgggaatgaagtgctcgcatgcggacctCACGATTTTCCAAgcatgcgaggccgaaggccgagctgcgtgaatgcggtgcctccaagcgttctacatTGCTGATTAGTATGTCAttgagtaaataaaataatatttatagtaACCGCTTGAGGTAACCAATTTATTGGCGGAAAATCCGATTATCTAAATACTTTAACACTATTTAGCCCATGAAACTAAAACTATAGGCAGTTCAGTGCATGTTCAGTGTTAGTGTTTAagctattttttatatatattttcagaaaTGCGCCAAACCAGGAAGTGAGTTAGCGGGCGAGTCCCTCAACGTGTGTAATACGCCCATGTCTAAACCCAAAATTCAACTTGCGGTGGGCAGCCGCTTAAACTACTCTCCCATTATGGTCGACTGTCCAAGCTCTATTCCAGGTTGTTCAAGCCTCGATGTGCAGGTGACGCAGTACTGCAAGCCAGCTGGTTTGGCACCGGTTGTTTATTAGCATCCTATGTTTTTCTTGGTTATAAtcaagaattaaataaaaatattggattatttaaaacagatttttattttaacctAACTTGTCATAAATACACAAATAATAGCTTTTAGCTTCATTGGCAGGGTTATTACAGACAAGGCTTGATATTTTGCCATAGGTATATTATTGTCGTGAATTAGGTACAGTGCAGCATTCTTTGGTTAGTTGCCTGAAACAATTAGTTGCCAAGTCCTCAGAGACTACCATATACACATATACATGATTTTGGCACTAGTAGAAAGAGCTTTTAGTTTCACATAAGTTCTATAGGAATTCTAAAGTATGCCTGCTTTAGATCTTTTTATCctataatatttgttttgcggatacacttcgacccatggGATTTTGTTGTGCAATTAATTACCCCCTAAaaaagatccgtcaactactcaagagcttttcccaccatatcatGGGTAGCGTATTAAAGTCCTTTGGCTCCAGATAtgctgctccaaagtccttcattctttgtctggcgagggtGCGACATTCACACATTAGGTGTTTTAATATATCTTCTTCGCCAAacatacgacaatcggtgttgtcagagtgtcccaCTGGCCAGAATTCCTTTGATCCCGCAATGGCCAGTAAACACCCCTGTTATCATTTGGCGTTGTCTTTTGCTTTCCAAAGCATTTTGCTCCAACCGGAGTCTACTCCTTGCATAAAGAGCACTGCACCTACTTAATCTTTTTGGTTTGacccattggttgactggtagagaatgccttaaggcattaagtccgccatttgtaccttcatgtattgtgcaataaagattaaaataaataataaaataataaagaggTTTGCGTGATTTAGACCCGTCAgactttatttcattaatttcatATGTAGTaactcaattaaaataaaatatcgaaGGTAAACCCTAAGTAAAGATCAAGTCCAGATAAGGAGAAGGCCAAAACATACATTGAAACCGAGATCAAGACCAAACCATGCGAGTCcatacaattattttaaatacacttgTATGCGATTCTTTGTTTccgaaataaataagtaaataatatatattcgGAAACAGAAAGCATTCAGCTCATAGTTCTATTTACAATAATACTCCGttgttagtacctacctaatacataCTCATGGAGAAATTTAGAGGAACGCTAGAAAAGGTTGaattactggattacagcaactaaatttcaaaattagtacataattaaactttttttgcGTTCCGCTTAATTTGTCCATGAGTGTAGTTGTAACATAAATGTATTATCGTATATTCTTAATCGACAAAGTCACGGGTATTATTTCAATAAAGTATACCGTTATCAGAGCATATAATCGAAATTCAAAACGGCTGCTATTAAAATAAtctattaatgaaaataaatgtaaattgaTTACAAACGGCTAGCAATCAATTTCATTGCCCTTCACTCAAAAGttagttaaaaatattttatttaaaatttcctTTACAGACTCAAGGCCTAATATAGAATTATTATTCAATACTATAgtgaaagttatttttttttttattttcggtAATAGCAGTTCTGTTAGAGGAAGCGTCAGCTAAGACAGTCAAAAGTGCAGGCTATATAAATggaatatattaattaaataatagaaTGAAGCAATTGGATAT is drawn from Cydia fagiglandana chromosome 4, ilCydFagi1.1, whole genome shotgun sequence and contains these coding sequences:
- the LOC134663417 gene encoding uncharacterized protein LOC134663417, with amino-acid sequence MSPLARSLLALAALLAAADAIANPSCSGVVLGPGGGGDPYSSSFVIKEDNQPSGTVNIPDKCSLSGKEIVSEYVTACSKGGSAPYITAAGKRFSPVIITCPEDAGGCPIVELRVFQDCADKKNIY
- the LOC134664086 gene encoding uncharacterized protein LOC134664086 encodes the protein MSPLARSLLALAALLAAADAKANPFCDSALIGDMTDNPITFHLTLAGGEVKQVPNKCAKPGSELAGESLNVCNTPMSKPKIQLAVGSRLNYSPIMVDCPSSIPGCSSLDVQVTQYCKPAGLAPVVY